TGTACAGGAAGCTCAACTGGCACAACAGCTCCGTGAACGAATACGTACAGCTAACTTATTGAAAGCAGATGCTGCTACAAGGAAACAGCTCGACGATATCGATGCCGCCATTGATCAACTAAGAAAACAGATTGAAGTCACCCGTCAGCAACGATCAGTCAATAACTCCAATGTCAATACCCAAAACAGAAGTATTCTCAGTGAAAAAGCTCCTTTGGAGAAAACAGCGGCCCAGTTTCAGGAACAGATTAACAAAGGACAGATCATTAACCCTGTTAATGGAGTAGTGCTTGTTAATTATGCCCTCAAAGGAGAAATGCAGCTGATCGGTAAGCCCTTGTATAAAATAGCCGATATCAGTACCCTTGATTTACGGGCTTATATAACGGGAGTCCAGCTTCCTCAGGTTAAAATAGGGCAGCAGGTAAAAGTAAGAATCGATCAGGGTAAGAATGGATTCAGGGAATACAAAGGAACCATACAATGGATCTCATCTCAATCCGAATTCTCTCCAAAAAATATTCAGACTAAGGACGAAAGAGCCAATCTCGTTTACGCTATAAAGGTACGTGTAAAGAATGATGGTTATTTGAAAATTGGAATGTATGGTGAGGTAGTTTTTTAATTAAAAAGTACAATATCTTTCCTCTTTCAACTCTCAACCCTCAATTCATAATTCATAATTCATAATTCAAAATAAAAATGAATTCAGTAATAGTAAAAAACCTGACCAAGTCCTACGACGATATAAAAGCCATTGATGAGGTTTCATTTGAAGTAAAAAAGGGGGAACTCTTTGGGTTAATCGGTCCTGATGGTGCAGGTAAAACCTCTATTTTCAGGATTCTTACCACACTTTTACTTCCTGATAGTGGAACAGCCACTGTGGAAGGACATGATGTGGTAAATGATTACCAGATTATCCGAAATAAAGTAGGCTACATGCCAGGAAAATTCTCACTATATCAGGATCTCACCGTGGCAGAAAACCTGGACTTCTTCGCTACCTTATTTGGAACAACCATAGAGGAAAATTACAGTCTCATTAAAGATATTTATGAGCAGATTAAACCATTCAACAACAGAAGGTCAGGTAAGCTTTCAGGGGGAATGAAGCAAAAACTCGCTTTGTGCTGTGCATTGATCCATAAACCGGAAGTGCTGTTTCTGGATGAGCCAACCACCGGTGTGGATGTGGTTTCAAGAAAAGAATTCTGGGAAATGCTAGGAAGATTAAAGGAGCAGAATATAAGTATCGTTGTTTCTACACCTTATATGGATGAAGCCAGACTTTGTGACCGGATCGCCTTGATACAGGGAGGAAAGATCATGTCTGTAGATCAACCCGAAACAATCGTCTCCAATTTTCCCAAATCCCTTTTTGCAGCTAAAGGTGCCAATATGTATCAATTGTTGGAAAACCTGAGATCTGACCAAGCTGTTGAAAGTTGCTATGCATTCGGAGAATATCTTCATCTTACTATGGTTTCTGATACGGCAACTGAAAAGGAGGTGACAGAACTAGCCCAATCGTATCATCCTGATGAACTTGAGATCAAAAAAATTACCCCCACTATTGAGGATAGTTTTATTCGTCTGATGCG
The sequence above is drawn from the Chryseobacterium daecheongense genome and encodes:
- a CDS encoding HlyD family efflux transporter periplasmic adaptor subunit; translated protein: MKKIIIPLAYTLLLTACQQKDNFDASGNFEADEVIVSAQQNGELISYSVQEGSQLHAGSKVGQIDVKVATLQKEQAEASIGALNQKTNNADEQNLLIKKQLAVQEAQLAQQLRERIRTANLLKADAATRKQLDDIDAAIDQLRKQIEVTRQQRSVNNSNVNTQNRSILSEKAPLEKTAAQFQEQINKGQIINPVNGVVLVNYALKGEMQLIGKPLYKIADISTLDLRAYITGVQLPQVKIGQQVKVRIDQGKNGFREYKGTIQWISSQSEFSPKNIQTKDERANLVYAIKVRVKNDGYLKIGMYGEVVF
- a CDS encoding ABC transporter ATP-binding protein, which encodes MNSVIVKNLTKSYDDIKAIDEVSFEVKKGELFGLIGPDGAGKTSIFRILTTLLLPDSGTATVEGHDVVNDYQIIRNKVGYMPGKFSLYQDLTVAENLDFFATLFGTTIEENYSLIKDIYEQIKPFNNRRSGKLSGGMKQKLALCCALIHKPEVLFLDEPTTGVDVVSRKEFWEMLGRLKEQNISIVVSTPYMDEARLCDRIALIQGGKIMSVDQPETIVSNFPKSLFAAKGANMYQLLENLRSDQAVESCYAFGEYLHLTMVSDTATEKEVTELAQSYHPDELEIKKITPTIEDSFIRLMREQKEIRETNHGK